One Methylosinus sp. C49 DNA segment encodes these proteins:
- a CDS encoding HlyC/CorC family transporter, whose translation MHGGAEAGLENVDIWVASLVVLLCVLLSAFFSASETALTAASHAHMHSLEKEGDRRAAVVNRLLRQRNRMIAALLLGSTLVNIGGSAFTTSVLVYLTGESGAVYATIIMTVLLLVFAEVLPKTVAINHPDRLSLRVARIISVFVAVFGPLLFAVEAFVRGVLKLVGVEIGHGRTLLSPYDELKSAVDIMHEEGTVERNWRDMFGGVLDLQVLHVADVMIHRTKMRTIDADLPPEQIVREVLASPFTRMPIWRDRPDNFIGVIHSKDLLRALDAAGADFSKLSIDDVALEPWFVPESTTLEDQLEAFLKRKTHFALVVDEYGEVMGLVTLEDILEEIVGDIRDEHDLAMQGVRPQEDGSVLVDGAVPVRDLNRVMEWSLPDEEATTIAGLVIHEAAAIPEAGQVFNFHDFRFEVLRKMRNRITVLKVTPAEAKEAE comes from the coding sequence ATGCATGGCGGAGCGGAGGCTGGCCTCGAGAATGTCGACATCTGGGTCGCGTCCCTGGTGGTTTTGCTGTGCGTGCTTCTCTCGGCCTTCTTCTCCGCCTCCGAGACGGCGCTGACGGCCGCCTCCCATGCGCATATGCACTCGCTGGAGAAGGAGGGCGACCGCCGCGCGGCGGTGGTCAATCGCCTGCTGCGCCAGCGCAATCGCATGATCGCGGCGCTGCTGCTCGGCTCCACTCTGGTCAATATCGGCGGCTCGGCCTTCACCACCAGCGTGCTCGTCTATCTCACCGGCGAGAGCGGCGCCGTCTACGCCACCATCATCATGACGGTGCTGCTGCTGGTCTTCGCCGAAGTCCTGCCCAAGACGGTCGCGATCAACCATCCCGACCGGCTGTCGCTGCGCGTCGCCCGCATCATCAGCGTCTTCGTCGCCGTTTTCGGCCCGCTGCTCTTTGCGGTGGAGGCCTTCGTGCGCGGCGTGCTGAAGCTCGTCGGCGTCGAGATCGGCCATGGCCGCACGCTGCTCTCGCCCTATGACGAGCTCAAGAGCGCCGTCGACATTATGCACGAGGAAGGAACCGTCGAGCGCAATTGGCGCGACATGTTCGGCGGCGTGCTCGATCTCCAGGTGCTGCACGTCGCCGATGTGATGATCCATCGCACCAAAATGCGCACGATAGACGCTGATCTGCCGCCCGAGCAGATCGTGCGCGAGGTTCTCGCCTCGCCCTTCACGCGCATGCCGATCTGGCGTGACCGGCCCGACAATTTCATCGGCGTCATCCACTCCAAGGATTTGCTGCGCGCGCTCGATGCGGCGGGAGCGGATTTTTCCAAGCTCAGCATAGACGATGTCGCGCTCGAGCCCTGGTTCGTGCCGGAGTCGACGACGCTCGAGGATCAGCTCGAGGCCTTCCTCAAGCGCAAGACGCATTTTGCGCTCGTCGTCGACGAATATGGCGAGGTGATGGGCCTCGTCACGCTCGAGGACATATTGGAGGAGATCGTCGGCGACATTCGCGACGAGCACGATCTCGCCATGCAGGGCGTGCGCCCGCAGGAGGACGGCTCGGTGCTCGTCGACGGCGCCGTGCCGGTGCGCGATCTCAATCGCGTGATGGAGTGGAGCCTGCCGGACGAGGAGGCGACGACGATCGCCGGCCTCGTCATCCACGAGGCGGCGGCGATTCCCGAGGCGGGGCAGGTGTTCAACTTCCACGATTTCCGCTTCGAGGTGCTGCGCAAGATGCGCAACCGCATCACCGTGCTGAAAGTGACGCCCGCGGAGGCCAAGGAGGCGGAGTGA
- the addA gene encoding double-strand break repair helicase AddA, with protein sequence MSDRRPIAKDTRERQRAASDPAQSAWVAAHAGSGKTHVLSQRVVRLLLAGAPPSRILCLTYTKAAAANMAARIFDVLAGWALLDDEALTAAILATGAPQPSRAELVFARRLFARTVETPGGLKIQTIHAFCERILHLFPFEANVAASFRVLDDLERAELLERARRQTLARAVLDEGDLRAALETVSRLCSGGGFDELIAELLGHRAVHRNLSSGDYADLLRERLGLREDETLEALEREIIEGGIAPRDWNGIAQALRGGGANDGKLATQLTIAAGLAGPLPGPPPLRGRGGASDRLSACVEEFLAVFFKKDGEPRGLGKQKIISAALQKQQPALLARLEDERDRLVALVEKRKAAAAFDRSMALARIGNAILAAYERMKSNRGLFDFDDLIERTRRLFQSSSPSWVLYKLDSRIDHILVDEAQDTSAAQWDILRALADEFCAGAGATRRIRTFFAVGDEKQSIFSFQGAAPEKFDAMRRDFARRFRDAELGFETVRLTRSFRSSPQVLGAVDIVFSVEENRRGLAADRDEPAPVHEAWKSDVPGLVEIWEPESSQGAETPEDWRLPLDYVNEAGPPARLARKIARKVKALLAPQNGECVEDKGAMRPVRPGDVMILVRKRDAFFEGVIRALKAEAIPVAGADRLDLSGHIAVMDLVALGRLALLREDDLTLATLLKSPLFGFTDDDLIALAPKREGALIDALAASPEPAHREAAARVDAWAHEARTRAPFDFYSHILSAGGGRERLVGRLGQEANDAIDEFLRLALTFEREQAQGLAGFLAGVESLQLSVKRDMEAAGDAVRVMTVHASKGLEAKIVFLPDTCGGPSGRHDPKIFRLGEEDGATLVWSTGMAADPPSVASAREALREAAREEHRRLLYVALTRAEERLYVAGFHGPAGRGAGCWHDAIRNALEPACDSAPDPLDETKQILRYGVTAHGATAANETRDAAAIVVPLFARAPAPEERAPAPPLRPATALAAADPFAGEENSAAPTRRDRERLLLGRLTHALLQRLPDTPPERRTEAALRFLELRAAPLDAAQREALVSAVLAVIGNGSLAPLFGPGSAPEVEIVAKLDSPRGEIAICGRIDRLAETETDVIVADFKTGAPRHPATPAQLRQLAVYRAAARRLYPHKNVRCALIFTQSATIEEPEPEALDAALEEILREV encoded by the coding sequence AATATGGCGGCGCGCATTTTCGATGTTCTCGCCGGCTGGGCGCTGCTCGACGATGAAGCGCTGACCGCCGCCATTCTCGCCACCGGCGCGCCGCAGCCTTCGCGCGCGGAGCTCGTCTTCGCGCGGCGCCTATTCGCACGCACTGTGGAGACGCCGGGCGGGCTGAAGATTCAGACGATCCACGCTTTTTGCGAAAGGATTCTGCATCTCTTTCCCTTCGAGGCCAATGTCGCGGCGTCGTTCCGCGTGCTCGACGATTTGGAGCGCGCCGAGCTTTTGGAGCGCGCACGGCGCCAGACGCTCGCCCGCGCCGTGCTGGACGAAGGCGATTTGCGCGCGGCGCTGGAAACCGTGTCGCGGCTCTGCTCCGGCGGCGGCTTCGACGAACTGATCGCCGAATTGCTCGGCCATAGGGCCGTGCATCGCAATCTCTCGTCCGGCGATTATGCGGATTTGCTGCGCGAGCGCTTAGGGCTGCGCGAGGACGAAACGCTCGAGGCGCTGGAGCGGGAGATCATCGAGGGCGGGATAGCGCCGCGCGATTGGAATGGAATCGCGCAAGCGCTGCGCGGCGGCGGCGCGAATGACGGGAAGCTCGCGACGCAATTGACGATCGCGGCGGGGTTGGCAGGCCCCCTCCCCGGCCCTCCCCCGCTGCGCGGGAGAGGGGGCGCGAGCGATCGACTCAGCGCATGTGTCGAAGAATTTCTCGCCGTCTTCTTCAAAAAGGACGGCGAGCCGCGCGGGCTCGGCAAGCAGAAGATCATTTCCGCAGCGCTTCAAAAGCAGCAGCCGGCATTGCTGGCGCGGCTCGAGGATGAGCGCGATCGGCTCGTCGCGCTGGTGGAAAAACGCAAGGCCGCCGCGGCCTTCGATCGCTCCATGGCGCTGGCGCGGATCGGCAACGCCATTCTCGCCGCCTATGAGCGGATGAAGAGCAATCGCGGCCTGTTCGATTTCGACGATCTCATCGAGCGCACGCGCCGGCTGTTTCAAAGCTCGAGCCCGTCCTGGGTGCTCTACAAGCTCGATTCGCGCATCGATCATATTCTCGTCGACGAGGCGCAGGATACGAGCGCGGCGCAATGGGACATATTGCGCGCGCTCGCCGATGAATTTTGCGCCGGCGCCGGCGCCACGCGGCGCATCCGCACCTTTTTCGCCGTGGGCGACGAGAAGCAGTCGATCTTCTCCTTTCAAGGCGCCGCGCCGGAGAAATTCGACGCCATGCGCCGCGATTTCGCGCGCCGCTTTCGCGACGCCGAGCTCGGCTTCGAGACGGTGCGGCTGACCCGCTCCTTCCGCTCCTCGCCGCAAGTGCTCGGCGCGGTGGATATCGTCTTCTCGGTCGAGGAGAACAGGCGCGGCCTCGCGGCGGACCGCGACGAGCCCGCGCCCGTGCATGAAGCCTGGAAGAGCGACGTGCCCGGCCTCGTCGAAATCTGGGAGCCGGAATCCTCGCAAGGCGCGGAGACGCCGGAGGATTGGCGTCTGCCGCTCGATTATGTGAACGAGGCCGGTCCGCCAGCGCGGCTCGCGCGCAAGATCGCGCGCAAGGTGAAAGCGCTGCTCGCGCCGCAAAATGGCGAATGCGTCGAGGACAAAGGCGCGATGCGCCCCGTGCGGCCCGGCGATGTGATGATATTGGTGCGCAAGCGCGACGCTTTTTTCGAAGGCGTCATTCGCGCGCTGAAGGCGGAGGCGATTCCCGTCGCCGGCGCCGATCGTCTCGATCTCTCCGGCCACATTGCGGTGATGGATCTCGTCGCGCTCGGCCGCCTCGCGCTGCTGCGCGAGGATGATCTTACCCTCGCGACATTGCTGAAATCGCCGCTCTTCGGCTTCACCGACGATGATCTCATCGCCCTCGCGCCCAAGCGCGAAGGCGCGCTCATCGATGCGCTCGCCGCCTCGCCGGAGCCGGCGCATAGAGAGGCGGCGGCGCGGGTAGATGCTTGGGCGCACGAGGCGCGCACGCGCGCGCCTTTCGATTTCTACAGCCATATTCTCAGCGCCGGCGGCGGGCGCGAGAGGCTGGTCGGGCGGCTCGGCCAGGAGGCCAATGACGCGATCGACGAGTTCTTACGCCTCGCGCTCACCTTCGAGCGCGAGCAGGCGCAAGGCCTCGCCGGATTTCTCGCCGGCGTCGAGAGCCTGCAGCTGTCCGTCAAGCGCGACATGGAGGCGGCCGGCGACGCCGTGCGCGTGATGACCGTGCACGCCTCCAAAGGGCTGGAGGCGAAGATCGTCTTTCTGCCGGACACTTGCGGCGGCCCCTCCGGCCGGCATGATCCGAAGATCTTCCGGCTCGGCGAGGAGGATGGCGCGACGCTGGTCTGGTCGACCGGCATGGCCGCCGATCCGCCCTCCGTCGCCAGCGCGCGCGAGGCGCTGCGCGAGGCGGCGCGGGAGGAGCATCGCAGGCTGCTCTATGTGGCGCTGACGCGCGCCGAGGAGCGGCTCTATGTCGCCGGCTTCCATGGGCCGGCCGGGCGCGGCGCCGGCTGCTGGCACGACGCGATCCGTAACGCGCTCGAGCCCGCCTGCGACAGTGCGCCGGACCCGCTGGACGAGACGAAGCAGATTTTGCGCTATGGCGTCACGGCGCATGGCGCGACGGCGGCGAACGAGACGCGAGACGCCGCGGCGATCGTCGTCCCGCTTTTCGCGCGCGCGCCGGCGCCGGAAGAGCGCGCGCCGGCCCCGCCCTTGCGGCCGGCCACCGCTTTGGCGGCCGCCGATCCTTTCGCCGGCGAGGAGAATTCCGCCGCGCCGACGCGGCGCGACCGCGAAAGGCTGCTGCTCGGAAGGCTCACCCATGCGCTGCTGCAACGCCTGCCGGACACGCCACCGGAGCGGCGCACCGAGGCGGCGCTGCGCTTTCTGGAGCTGCGCGCCGCCCCGCTCGACGCCGCGCAGCGCGAGGCGCTGGTTTCCGCCGTGCTCGCGGTGATCGGCAATGGCTCGCTCGCGCCTTTGTTCGGGCCGGGCTCGGCGCCGGAGGTGGAGATCGTCGCGAAGCTCGACAGCCCGCGCGGCGAGATCGCCATTTGCGGCCGCATCGACCGGCTCGCCGAGACGGAAACCGACGTCATCGTCGCCGATTTCAAGACCGGCGCGCCGCGCCATCCGGCGACGCCGGCGCAATTGCGGCAGCTCGCCGTCTATCGCGCCGCCGCGCGGCGGCTCTATCCGCACAAAAATGTGCGCTGCGCGCTGATCTTCACGCAGAGCGCGACGATAGAGGAGCCGGAGCCGGAGGCGCTCGACGCCGCGCTGGAGGAGATTTTGCGGGAGGTGTGA